The following proteins are co-located in the Purpureocillium takamizusanense chromosome 10, complete sequence genome:
- a CDS encoding uncharacterized protein (SECRETED:SignalP(1-23~SECRETED:cutsite=VHG-AP~SECRETED:prob=0.9599)~EggNog:ENOG503P4SA), giving the protein MTEATMKRIVALVVGLAAVQVHGAPLGCPADSDCDKLVASPQNLAPRQFVGDEGGVGPGLDDVGGGGGFYDGTPLQGDPFGGGGGGGGLINGPPAQGDPFGGGGGGGLVNGPPAQGDPFGGGFFNGPPSQGDPLGGQPSIIGGGDDNNLPQNGPVNDVSNPGGGGSFPDGPSFQGDPLGGQPSVIGGGDDNNLPQDGPVNDVSNPGGGGGGLLDGPAFQGDPVSGGDNNNNLPQNGPVNDVSGADPGGVDNGSGLPGSSPPLEGLPQEGLPQTGLPQNGLPQSGLPQNGEPQNGLPQDGLPQNGLPQKGEPQDGLPKDGPPQNGEPQDGLPKDGLPKDGQPSKDTPQNGLPNDRPLNGLPEDRNGQPSNQSPQDGPSNDQNQNGKPNDDQLTDKDPSGGLPQDGNPSKGSPINGQPKDGQPADSNPSNGSPLNGPPKDGQPTEGSPANGSPQDDKLKNGDPLDGLPQDGQPKDGKPTNGSPQNDKPKNGQPTETDPSNGSPLSGQPKNGNPPSSSPQDGKPKNGQPIDSEPSNGTPLYGQPKDNQPAKGQPPNGEPQNGKPTDNKPTNGSPLNGPPKDGQPAKGEPQNEPQNGEPQNGKPSNGQPTNGQPKDGQPSNSSPLNGQPKDGQPTKDQPQNGKPQNGKPETGNPQTGKPLEGKPSNGKPSEDKPSEGKPSNGEPSEKKPSNWKPSDGKPSVGKPADGKPADGEPSGGKPSDGKPSQGKPSEEKPSEKKPSDGKPSSGKPANGKPSEKKPSVGKPSDEKPKDDKPSEKKPKDDKPSKTQPQIGQPTKKPSPSAKPTSSQPANKPPQKAKPTTAPPTKKPQNGQPVSGGNGTVCSNTQAVQQAAIGWRNRTAIVSSFLSRAANLEPGQLSAEATLALKAENEELPFKAVLDRNCRSEALRAANATLEGQGTFQRVVDSLKRLSRNGDNMSAAQVSEQVDTTARGRCRDVLPSIDMYLAAAGIDAQAVRSRQCGASLADERKAC; this is encoded by the coding sequence ATGACTGAAGCAACCATGAAACGCATCGTGGCACTCGTCGTGGGCCTGGCGGCAGTGCAAGTCCACGGAGCGCCGCTTGGTTGTCCTGCCGATAGTGACTGCGACAAGCTAGTCGCGTCACCGCAGAATCTTGCGCCACGACAGTTTGTtggcgacgaaggcggcgttggcccaggccttgacgacgtcggcggcggcggcggcttctaTGATGGCACACCGCTCCAGGGCGACCCTttcggtggtggtggcggcggcggcggcttgatAAATGGTCCTCCGGCCCAAGGCGATCctttcggcggcggcggcggcggcggtttgGTAAATGGTCCGCCGGCCCAGGGCGACCCCTTCGGCGGCGGTTTCTTCAATGGCCCGCCGTCTCAGGGCGATCCTCTTGGTGGCCAACCTAGTATtatcggaggcggcgacgacaataACCTTCCTCAAAATGGGCCTGTCAACGACGTGTCGAatcccggcggcggcggcagcttcccAGATGGCCCGTCGTTCCAGGGCGACCctctcggcggccagcccaGTGTCATCGGGGGTGGTGACGACAATAATCTTCCTCAAGATGGGCCTGTCAACGACGTGTCGAACcccggtggtggcggcggcggcttaCTCGATGGCCCGGCGTTCCAGGGTGATCCCGTtagcggcggcgacaacaacaacaaccttCCTCAGAATGGGCCTGTCAACGACGTGTCGGGTGCGGAccctggcggcgtcgacaatggTAGTGGTCTTCCCGGtagctcgccgccgttggaaGGATTGCCACAAGAAGGACTGCCACAGACTGGACTGCCACAAAACGGACTCCCGCAGAGCGGACTGCCGCAAAATGGCGAGCCTCAAAATGGACTGCCACAGGACGGACTGCCCCAGAACGGACTACCACAAAAGGGCGAGCCTCAGGACGGGTTGCCAAAAGACGGACCGCCCCAGAATGGTGAGCCTCAGGACGGGTTGCCAAAGGACGGACTGCCTAAGGACGGCCAGCCTTCCAAAGATACGCCCCAGAATGGACTTCCTAACGACCGACCCCTCAACGGTTTGCCTGAAGATCGAAATGGCCAGCCATCAAACCAGTCGCCGCAAGACGGACCCTCTAATGACCAGAATCAAAACGGCAAGCCCAATGACGACCAGCTCACGGACAAAGATCCCTCAGGCGGCTTGCCCCAGGACGGCAACCCCTCAAAGGGCTCGCCCATAAACGGCCAACCCAAAGATGGCCAGCCCGCGGACAGCAATCCATCGAACGGCTCGCCCCTTAACGGCCCGCCTAAGGATGGGCAGCCCACGGAAGGCAGCCCTGCGAATGGCTCGCCCCAAGATGATAAGCTCAAGAATGGCGATCCCTTGGACGGCTTACCCCAAGACGGGCAGCCCAAAGACGGGAAACCTACGAACGGCTCGCCCCAAAACGACAAGCCCAAGAATGGGCAGCCTACAGAGACTGACCCATCAAACGGCTCGCCATTGAGCGGCCAGCCCAAGAACGGCAACCCCCCAAGCAGCTCGCCCCAAGACGGAAAGCCCAAGAACGGGCAGCCTATAGACAGCGAACCGTCAAATGGCACACCTCTGTACGGTCAGCCTAAAGATAATCAGCCGGCAAAGGGACAACCGCCAAATGGGGAACCCCAGAATGGGAAGCCCACGGACAACAAACCTACGAACGGGTCGCCCTTGAACGGTCCGCCTAaagacggccagccagcgaaGGGCGAACCGCAGAACGAACCGCAGAACGGAGAACCGCAGAATGGGAAGCCTTCGAATGGGCAACCTACAAATGGTCAGCCTAAGGACGGGCAGCCCTCAAACAGCTCGCCCCTGAATGGTCAGCCTAAAGACGGTCAGCCGACGAAGGACCAACCGCAGAATGGGAAACCTCAGAACGGAAAACCTGAGACTGGGAACCCTCAGACCGGGAAGCCTCTAGAAGGGAAGCCCTCTAACGGGAAGCCCTCGGAGGACAAGCCCTCAGAAGGCAAGCCCTCAAACGGCGAGCCATCGGAAAAGAAGCCCTCGAACTGGAAACCCTCGGACGGAAAGCCGTCGGTCGGGAAGCCCGCAGACGGGAAGCCCGCAGACGGCGAGCCCTCAGGCGGCAAGCCCTCGGATGGGAAGCCTTCGCAAGGGAAGCCATCGGAAGAGAAGCCCTCGGAAAAGAAGCCCTCGGATGGGAAGCCCTCGAGTGGGAAGCCCGCGAATGGGAAACCCTCAGAAAAGAAGCCCTCCGTCGGCAAGCCTTCGGACGAGAAgcccaaggacgacaagCCCTCGGAAAAGAAgcccaaggacgacaagCCGTCCAAGACACAACCGCAGATCGGGCAGCCGACGAAGAAGCCATCGCCGAGCGCAAAACCCAcaagcagccagccggcAAACAAGCCACCCCAGAAAGCGAAACCTACAACCGCACCGCCCACGAAGAAACCCCAGAACGGTCAGCCCGTCAGCGGAGGCAATGGCACGGTATGCAGCAACACGCAGGCGGTCCAGCAAGCGGCGATAGGCTGGCGGAACAGGACCGCGATCGTGTCGAGCTTCCTCTCCCGGGCGGCCAACCTGGAGCCGGGCCAACTCTCCGCCGAGGCGACCCTCGCGCTCAAGGCGGAGAACGAGGAGCTCCCGTTCAAGGCAGTGCTGGACCGGAACTGCAGAtcggaggcgctgcgcgcgGCCAACGCCACACTGGAAGGGCAAGGGACGTTCCAGCGGGTCGTCGACTCGCTGAAGAGGCTCTCCCGGAACGGCGACAACATGTCAGCCGCCCAGGTCAGCGAGCAGGTCGACACGACGGCCCGGGGCCGATGCCGGGACGTGCTGCCCAGCATTGACATGTAtctggccgcggccgggaTCGACGCGCAGGCGGTGCGCTCGCGTCAGTGTGGAGCGAGCTTGGCGGACGAAAGGAAGGCCTGCTAG
- a CDS encoding uncharacterized protein (EggNog:ENOG503PRIE) has translation MADGIAPALDKVGAPEPSAPEAQAGAPTLDAPPAPHLAVCPPAPPGYQPKPDAAEQNKAGIPDGAGPALAAPRPVEIQSVPETPVNGATPAGGTPRPELKIGDESSAQDSPKEPVVMTGINEPAPTPTASVPTSVPSGVETPANSLVNGGSQPIPSEPAVAKEPPPPASEPVIPATHTGPAAEPVPAPAPAPAPDAVSDPVLPVNAEPSRPAEPVVEQDIPPAPGRPGNGITPAEPGKPALSLDEPAVGEKRKFDDAATSAPAPQAAPAPATEGPVIPLTDDKTDLPPKPVPAQDDQPTDKRPRVDDGAAQINGGNNNNNNNNNNNNNNSTSSNGNAKPGPGRPRKDKKAAAPPPVGRTARKTRSQGPADV, from the exons atggccgacggAATCGCCCCAGCCCTTGACAAAG TCGGCGCGCCTGAGCCTTCTGCTCCCGAGGCCCAGGCTGGCGCCCCGACGCTGGATgcgcctcccgctcctcACCTCGCCGTCTGCCCTCCCGCGCCCCCTGGCTACCAGCCCAAGCCGGACGCGGCCGAGCAGAACAAGGCCGGTATCcccgatggcgccggcccggcgcTTGCGGCCCCGCGGCCCGTCGAGATCCAGTCCGTGCCTGAGACTCCTGTCAATGGAGCAACTCCCGCTGGCGGCACGCCCCGGCCGGAGCTCAAGATTGGCGACGAATCGTCAGCCCAGGACTCGCCCAAGGAGCCTGTCGTGATGACGGGCATCAACGAGCCTGCCCCCACGCCTACGGCTTCTGTGCCCACCAGCGTGCCGTCTGGAGTCGAGACCCCAGCAAACTCGCTtgtcaacggcggcagccagccaatCCCCAGTGAGCCTGCCGTCGCGAAAGAGCCTCCTCCCCCTGCAAGCGAGCCGGTTATCCCCGCCACGCACACGGGGCCTGCTGCGGAGCCCGTCCCGGCACCGGCTCCCGCCCCTGCCCCGGACGCGGTCTCGGACCCTGTTTTGCCTGTCAATGCCGAGCCTTCGCGGCCTgccgagcccgtcgtcgagcaggacaTCCCCCCCGCTCCCGGCCGTCCTGGCAATGGCATCACGCCCGCTGAGCCGGGCAAGCCGGCCTTGTCCCTCGACGAGCCTGCGGTCGGCGAAAAGCGCAAGTttgacgacgcggcgacTTCGGCACCCGCTCCCCaggccgccccggcgcccgccacAGAGGGCCCCGTCATTCCCCTGACGGACGACAAGACAGATCTGCCCCCGAAGCCGGTCCCGGCTCAGGACGACCAGCCTACGGACAAGAGGCCCCgggtcgatgacggcgccgcgcaaaTCAatggcggcaacaacaacaacaacaacaacaacaacaacaacaacaacaacagcacctCCTCCAACGGAAACGCCAAGCCCGGCCCGGGACGGCCCaggaaggacaagaaggccgctgcccctccccccgtcgGCCGGACGGCGCGCAAAACACGCAGCCAGGGCCCCGCCGATGTCTGA
- a CDS encoding uncharacterized protein (COG:S~EggNog:ENOG503NUS1~TransMembrane:9 (o34-60i124-141o170-189i399-422o442-466i487-511o604-631i652-674o686-705i)) — MDLSRAVLRLASREDKDAGQELLDLLKDPFQGSLAAASLFSALGISIGFTAFIAICFSFLRPYNQAIYAPKLKHADEKHAPPPIGKQPWAWVTPLLHTHEKILMSQIGMDATIFLRFIRMLRNMFLVLMALGVGILLPVYATQSVKEYQGQSTKWIMQITPRDVFGAPQWAGVVVAYCTNFVVIFFLWWNYRKVLALRRVYFESEEYQNSLHARTLMLYDLPKQGRSDEGIARLIDQVVPNSSFARTVVARNVKDLPDLIEEHGKAVRKLEKVLAKYLKNPNQLPAARPSCKPSKKDRSYGSYPKGQKLDAIDYYTQRIRELELEIKEVRASVDRRGTMPYGFASYSDIAETHNIAYACRKKRPHGATVTLAPRPVDIIWKNMPLSKATRSRRRWVNTFWITILTVLWIAPNAMIAIFLVNLSNLGKVWPAFQRSLSANTTLWGVIQGIASPALMSLVYLVLPIIFRRLSIKAGDQTKTGRERHVLGKMYAFFVFNNLIVFSFFSTIWTFVANIVKDTHKGTDAWDAINKSKLADAIFQAFCNNSPFWVTYLLQRQLGAAIDLAQIWPLIQAFFLKKFSSPTPRELIELTAPPPFEYASYYNYFLFYSTVTLCFMGIQPLTLVATAMYFCIDSYLKKYLILYRFVTKTESGGLFWRVLFNRLIFATILSNLVVLLTCWVRGDGLRLQFYCSTPLPFIMVIFKIYCRRTFDDKMRYFSTRASQRTQEAGLPQKEARLRSEKLASRFGHPALYKPLITPMVHVKAQNLLPSVYRGRLTDGREGGGAGDLMSVSGYSDMYALDAMQGGKPGKSVTSSNLPGFEYVSENHMDFEYYKNRAEFTDQHGGGEIYGRFNDMGRPGTPGSMDDFSEAGTSRPGSPMSGKSTPFVPGQVPRRVMTNTTTMTDTSYQGVGSRGRSPLYSQDNGSSSGLGLVRNAAGVPMSPPPGYPRDASSDHGRLTPGRVASPATTPGPSIGALGGGPRGYSGLAQTEDTDAQEADPSQYNYFRGGSRPARAPGSGW; from the exons ATGGACCTGTCCCGGGCCGTCCTCCGTCTCGCGTCCCgagaggacaaggacgccggccaggagctgctggatcTGCTCAAGGATCCATTCCAAGGATCG ctcgccgccgcctccctgtTCTCTGCCTTGGGCATCTCCATCGGCTTCAccgccttcatcgccatATGCTTCTCCTTCCTCCGACCCTACAACCAGGCCATCTACGCCCCCAAGCTCAAGCACGCCGATGAGAAACAtgcgcctcctcccatcGGCAAGCAGCCCTGGGCCTGGGTCACGCCCCTGCTTCACACCCACGAGAAGATCCTCATGAGCCAGATTGGCATGGACGCCACCATCTTCCTGCGCTTCATCCGCATGCTGCGCAACAtgttcctcgtcctcatggccctcggcgtcggcatcctcCTGCCAGTCTACGCCACCCAGTCCGTCAAGGAGTATCAGGGCCAGTCCACCAAGTGGATTATGCAAATCACCCCTCGCGACGTCTTCGGTGCCCCCCAGTgggctggcgtcgtcgtcgcctacTGCACAAACTTTgtcgtcatcttcttcctctGGTGGAACTACCGCAAGGTCCTGGCCCTGCGCAGGGTCTACTTTGAGAGCGAAGAGTACCAAAACAGCCTTCACGCTCGTACTCTTATG CTGTACGACCTTCCCAAGCAGGGCCGATccgacgagggcatcgcTCGCCTCATCGACCAAGTCGTCCCCAACTCGTCTTTTGCCCGCACCGTTGTCGCCCGCAATGTCAAGGACCTGCCCGACCTCATCGAAGAGCACGGCAAGGCCGTTCGCAAGCTCGAAAAGGTACTCGCCAAGTACCTCAAGAACCCGAATCAGCTccccgccgctcgccccTCGTGCAAGCCCTCCAAGAAGGATCGCTCCTACGGCTCGTACCCCAAGGGCCAGAAactcgacgccatcgactACTACACCCAGCGcatccgcgagctcgagctcgagatCAAGGAGGTACGGGCCAGCGTCGACAGGCGAGGCACCATGCCCTACGGCTTCGCCAGCTACTCGGACATTGCCGAGACGCACAACATTGCCTATGCCTGCCGCAAGAAGAGGCCGCACGGAGCCACCGTCACCCTCGCCCCGCGCCCTGTCGACATCATCTGGAAGAACATGCCGCTCTCCAAGGCCACGCGCAGCCGCAGGCGCTGGGTCAATACCTTTTGGATCACCATCCTGACCGTCCTCTGGATCGCCCCCAACGCAATGATTGCCATTTTCCTCGTCAACTTGTCCAACCTCGGCAAGGTCTGGCCCGCCTTCCAGCGCTCGCTCTCGGCCAACACCACGCTGTGGGGTGTCATCCAGGGTAttgcctcgcccgccctcaTGTCCCTGGTCTACCTGGTGCTGCCCATCATCTTCCGCCGCCTCTccatcaaggccggcgaccAGACCAAGACGGGCCGCGAGAGGCACGTGCTGGGAAAGATGTAcgccttcttcgtcttcaacaacctcatcgtcttctccttcttcagcACCATCTGGACCTTTGTCGCCAACATCGTCAAGGATACGCATAAGGGCACCGACGCTTGGGACGCCATCAACAAGAGCAAGCTAGCTGACGCCATCTTCCAAGCCTTCTGCAACAATAGCCCCTTCTGGGTCACCtacctgctgcagcggcagctcggCGCAGCAATCGATCTCGCCCAGATCTGGCCGCTGATCCAGGCCTTCTTCCTCAAGAAGTTTTCGAGCCCCACGCCACGCGAGCTCATCGAGCTgacggccccgccgccattTGAGTACGCCAGTTATTACAACTACTTCCTCTTCTACTCGACGGTGACGTTGTGCTTCATGGGCATTCAGCCCCTGActctcgtcgccacggccatgtACTTCTGTATCGACTCGTATCTCAAAAAGTACCTCATCCTGTACCGGTTCGTCACCAAGACTGAATCTGGCGGCCTCTTTTGGCGCGTGCTCTTCAACCGGCTCATCTTCGCCACCATTCTCTCCAATCTTGTTGTGCTACTGACGTGCTGGGTgcggggcgacggcctcaGGCTGCAGTTCTACTGCAGCACGCCGCTCCCCTTTATCATGGTGATCTTCAAGATCTACTGCCGGCGCACCTTTGACGACAAGATGAGATACTTCAGCACGCGCGCCTCCCAGAGGACCCAGGAGGCCGGTCTGCCACAGAAGGAGGCGCGCCTGAGGAGCGAGAAGCTGGCGAGCCGCTTCGGCCACCCGGCGCTGTACAAGCCGCTCATCACGCCCATGGTGCACGTCAAGGCGCAGAACCTGTTGCCTTCCGTGTACCGCGGGCGCCTGACGGACGGCagagagggcggcggtgccggcgaccTCATGAGCGTCAGCGGCTACTCTGACATGTACGCGCTCGACGCGATGCAGGGTGGCAAGCCTGGAAAGAGCGTCACATCCAGCAACCTGCCCGGCTTTGAGTACGTGTCGGAAAACCACATGGATTTTGAGTACTACAAGAATCGGGCCGAGTTCACAGACCAACACGGCGGAGGTGAGATTTACGGGCGGTTCAACGACATGGGACGGCCGGGCACGCCCGGCTCCATGGACGACTTCAGCGAAGCcggcacgtcgaggccgggcTCGCCCATGTCGGGCAAGTCAACGCCCTTTGTGCCTGGGCAGGTACCCAGGCGCGTCATGACCAacacgacgacaatgacggACACGAGCTACCAGGGCGTGGGCTCGCGCGGTCGCAGCCCACTATACTCGCAGGATAATGGCAGCTCGTCGGGCCTGGGCCTTGTCCGCAACGCCGCGGGCGTGCCCATGAGCCCGCCCCCCGGGTACCCGCGGGATGCCAGCTCGGATCACGGCCGATTGACGCCCGGGCGGGTTGCCTCGCCAGCCACCACGCCGGGTCCGTCCATCGGCGCTCTCGGCGGTGGCCCTCGCGGCTACAGCGGGCTGGCGCAAACGGAGGACACGGACGCCCAGGAGGCGGATCCGAGTCAATACAACTATTTCagaggaggaagccggccggcgcgagcACCCGGCAGCGGGTGGTAG
- a CDS encoding uncharacterized protein (EggNog:ENOG503Q06K~TransMembrane:3 (o17-43i64-82o94-112i)) — protein sequence MTQPAGRVMDAPPELAIWLRASPIFCAGDMLLFFLRVAVNYAMMPVLSWRHFETDSADVEKLALGRWILLLLGGVPCQTIKLVSMRGIPLTQTWALLLFLGLLFGEAVNLAAEWTIRRPGRYPALIRMLPSIRARPSVKE from the exons ATGACCCAGCCCGCAGGACGCGTCATGGACGCGCCCCCCGAACTGGCCATTTGGCTCCGCGCGTCGCCCATATTCTGCGCCGGCGACAtgctcctcttcttcctccgGGTCGCCGTCAACTACGCCATGATGCCGGTGCTGTCGTGGAGACACTTCGAGACGGA CTCGGCGGACGTCGAGAAGCTGGCGCTCGGTCGTTGGATCCttctcctgctcggcggcgtcccgTGCCAGACCATCAAGTTGGTATCCATGCGCGGCATCCCCCTGACGCAGAcgtgggcgctgctgctcttcctcggcctgctcttCGGCGAGGCCGTGAACCTCGCCGCGGAGTGGACCATTCGGAGGCCTGGCCGCTACCCCGCGTTGATCCGTATGCTGCCATCTATcagggcgaggccatcggTCAAGGAGTGA
- a CDS encoding uncharacterized protein (TransMembrane:3 (o24-45i76-98o104-123i)) gives MATNVAVLELLTPGTDRTFPALPIRMFVILALVGILGLTCPFTMWEYHRSLHARLYMDVSPRLAAKLIMDMTARPALFALMVQSYFYSAMLLRCIAYPTSYDLLFFLVTPWLLLCILPGLLVGTTSHAVI, from the coding sequence ATGGCAACCAACGTGGCCGTGCTGGAGCTCCTCACACCGGGAACCGACCGCACGTTTCCGGCTCTCCCCATACGCATGTTTGTGATACTCGCCCTCGTTGGCATCTTGGGTCTCACGTGCCCTTTCACCATGTGGGAATACCACCGCAGCCTGCACGCCCGTCTGTACATGGATGTGAGTCCACGGCTAGCGGCCAAACTCATCATGGACATGACTGCCCGgcccgccctcttcgccctcaTGGTTCAGTCCTATTTCTATTCGGCGATGCTTCTACGGTGCATCGCGTATCCAACTTCGTACGAtttgctcttcttccttgTGACGCCGTGGCTGCTTTTGTGTATCCTGCCTGGCCTACTTGTAGGAACAACGTCGCACGCCGTCATCTGA
- a CDS encoding uncharacterized protein (COG:S~SECRETED:SignalP(1-20~SECRETED:cutsite=VSA-AP~SECRETED:prob=0.8233)~EggNog:ENOG503NXZU), translating into MFLSTATVAIAAATAGLVSAAPVTEKRADGINDGVILNYALTLEHLEDTFYRQGLANFTEDDFKAAGFDETFYGNVKKVSADETAHVGFLTEALKAAGVAPVAECTYNFGVTDVKTFLATASVLEGVGVSAYLGAAADIMSKTYLTAAGSILTVEARHSSYIRAGLKQAPFAQPFDAPLSINEVYSLASQFIVSCPKENPPLPVKAFPRLALSPDTRMPVKTGDTVTLLTPDYTLKGAEGQKIYAAFIAVTGPTFVEATPVQGGFSVKIPEGFAGQSYVVLTGCNDSVTDDTVAAGPAIIEISS; encoded by the exons ATGTTCCTATCTACCGCCACCgttgccatcgccgcggccacagccggcctcgtctcggCGGCACCAGTGACAGAGAAGCGCGCAGACGGCATCAACGACGGCGTCATCCTCAACTATGCCCTCACGCTCGAGCATCTCGAGGACACCTTTTATCGCCAGGGCCTTGCCAACTTTACCGAGGACGACTTCAAGGCCGCAGGGTTCGACGAGACCTTTTACGGAAACGTGAAGAAGGTCTCCGCTGATGAGACTGCGCATGTCGGATTCCTCACCGAGGCGCTCAAAG ccgccggcgtcgcccccgTGGCCGAGTGCACCTACAACTTCGGCGTCACCGACGTCAAGACGTTCCTCGCCACGGCGtccgtcctcgagggcgtgggcgtgtCGGCGTatctcggcgcggcggccgacatCATGAGCAAGACGTacctgacggcggcgggctccatCCTCACGGTCGAGGCGCGGCACTCGTCGTACATCCGCGCGGGGCTCAAGCAGGCGCCGTTTGCGCAGCCCTTCGACGCGCCCCTTTCCATCAACGAGGTGTACTCGCTCGCGTCGCAGTTCATCGTGTCGTGCCCCAAGGAGaacccgccgctgccggtcaAGGCGTTCCCGAGGCTGGCGCTGAGCCCCGACACGCGGATGCCGgtcaagacgggcgacaCGGTGACGCTACTGACTCCG GACTATACGctcaagggcgccgaggggcagAAGATCTACGCGGCTTTCATCGCTGTTACGGGCCCGACGTTTGTTGAGGCTACGCCCGTGCAAGGCGGCTTCTCCGTCAAGATCCCTGAGGGCTTCGCGGGGCAGTCGTACGTGGTGCTGACGGGCTGCAACGACTCCGTCACCGACGACACGGTGGCCGCGGGACCAGCTATCATCGAG ATTTCAAGCTAG
- a CDS encoding uncharacterized protein (EggNog:ENOG503PZPK) gives MWLLPAPAVGGKVDTGGIPLPVGEAAPDVCTPEGMPVPPDMTVSGGAVHEVEGTVERVTMSGVDDTGGHAPHWTVVVVAWTIVRAVERELLFPLQANDNYTYR, from the coding sequence ATGTGGCTCTTGCCGGCTCCTGCagtcggcggcaaggtcgacaCAGGGGGCATCCCGCTGCCCGTAGGCGAGGCAGCGCCCGACGTGTGCACTCCCGAGGGCATGCCAGTCCCGCCAGATATGACAGTCAGCGGTGGTGCTGTGCACGAGGTTGAGGGCACAGTAGAGCGTGTGACAATGTCCGGGGTCGACGACACGGGCGGGCATGCGCCGCACTGgaccgtggtggtggtcgctTGGACGATCGTGAGGGCTGTTGAGCGTGAGCTGCTATTCCCGCTCCAAGCAAACGACAACTACACGTACCGCTGA
- the ERG6_2 gene encoding Sterol 24-C-methyltransferase (EggNog:ENOG503NTY3~COG:H), giving the protein MVSQALLPADQAKNSAFYGILHRNSNKSQGGFHAMMNKDNLAHVAAVEEYFQHWDGKAAENETDAVRQARTDDYASLTRQYYNLATDLYEYAWGESFHFCRFAFREPFSQAIARHEHYLASQIGIKSGMKVLDVGCGVGGPAREMVKFTGCHVTGLNLNEYQVQRARNYAVREGLENKLEFVQGDFMSIPFPDNSFDAVYVLEATCHAPSLQGVYSAIFRVLKPGGVFGVYEWLMTDAYNNDDLAHRRVRLDIEQGDGIAQLFKISEGIAAFKNAGFEMQANHDLAADDDGPAPWYWRLGSDLRYAQTVWDALTVLRMNWGREAAHAFFGLLEVKPASRLVPQIRRDGLSRCPGGIA; this is encoded by the exons ATGGTTTCGCAAGCCCTACTCCCGGCCGATCAGGCCAAGAATTCGGCTTTTTACGGAATACTCCATCGCAACTCCAATAAATCACAAGGCGGCTTCCATGCCATGATGAACAAGGATAATTTGGCCCATGTTGCTGCGGTGGAAGAATACTTCCAGCATTGGGACGGCAAGGCTGCCGAGAACGAAACCGATGCTGTCAGGCAGGCTCGCACAGATGACTACGCCAGTTTGACCAGACA ATACTACAACCTGGCTACTGACCTGTACGAGTACGCGTGGGGCGAGTCCTTTCACTTCTGCCGATTCGCTTTCAGAGAGCCGTTTAGCCAGGCCATAGCTCGACATGAACACTACCTTGCCAGTCAGATAGGCATCAAGAGCGGAATGAAGGTCCTGGATGTGGGCTGTGGTGTGGGCGGCCCTGCGCGTGAGATGGTCAAGTTCACGGGCTGTCACGTCACGGGCCTCAACCTCAATGAGTACCAAGTGCAGCGTGCGCGAAACTATGCCGTCAGAGAAGGGCTTGAAAACAAGCTCGAATTTGTACAGGGCGATTTCATG AGCATCCCGTTCCCGGACAACTCGTTCGATGCCGTCTACGTTCTTGAAGCGACATGCCACGCCCCATCCCTACAAGGCGTGTATAGCGCGATCTTTCGCGTTTTGAAACCTGGCGGGGTGTTTGGAGTCTACGAATGGCTCATGACCGATGCATACAACAATGACGATCTAGCCCATCGGCGAGTCCGACTTGACATTGAGCAGGGTGACGGCATCGCCCAGCTGTTCAAGATCTCAGAAGGTATCGCCGCCTTCAAAAACGCCGGCTTTGAGATGCAGGCCAACCACGAcctcgctgccgacgacgacgggccagCGCCTTGGTACTGGCGCCTGGGCAGCGATTTGAGATACGCGCAGACTGTGTGGGATGCCCTCACGGTTCTGAGGATGAACTGGGGAAGAGAAGCCGCGCACGCCTTCTTCGGCTTGCTGGAAGTT AAGCCTGCATCGCGGTTAGTCCCCCAGATCCGACGGGACGGCCTGAGCCGCTGTCCGGGAGGTATTGCATAA